A single genomic interval of Arthrobacter globiformis harbors:
- a CDS encoding phosphotransferase family protein, with amino-acid sequence MTVFIDEKFQQVPDPTIDARIADLHSRYRIEKNLTGILDERLRRRALGPDNKTGLTAIEAHARLENFLPQHVGTDFAVSDVIQMSGGGANECYSFTLRRGSESERMVLRIKARGACCETDIEREFYMLRAAESVLPVPKAYWMTLDAADFGSPALISSFIAGVSSPTDAVPLATGLGTVYGPRLQKKLAPQFVHHMARLHSHDWSAADLTGFDIPRPQTTDAIDWRLAFWDRAWEEDALEPHPTMILTQQWLWENRPTVDHISLLHGDFRNGNFLFDEEAGKITAVIDWELCYLGDRHSDLAYAMLPAWGSLDESGTFLNAGLLETETFISEYERVSGLPVDRKRLEYYLVYNLYWSVLALIGTAPRNAALRMTQLDVMYNYIYPGLGAFFNGELNRILSKD; translated from the coding sequence GTGACCGTTTTTATTGATGAAAAGTTCCAACAAGTTCCCGACCCAACAATTGATGCCCGCATAGCCGACCTTCACTCGCGTTACCGCATCGAGAAAAATCTAACCGGAATCCTTGACGAGCGGCTTCGCCGACGCGCGCTCGGACCGGATAATAAGACCGGCCTCACCGCAATCGAAGCACACGCCCGCTTGGAGAACTTCCTCCCACAACACGTCGGGACAGATTTTGCTGTCTCGGACGTCATTCAGATGTCTGGTGGCGGCGCAAACGAGTGCTACAGCTTCACGCTAAGACGGGGCAGCGAAAGCGAGCGAATGGTTCTGCGGATCAAAGCGCGAGGTGCATGCTGTGAAACGGACATCGAACGGGAATTCTATATGCTGCGGGCCGCGGAATCGGTATTGCCGGTGCCCAAGGCATACTGGATGACCCTCGATGCCGCAGATTTTGGGTCGCCGGCATTAATCAGCAGTTTTATAGCCGGGGTATCCTCGCCCACGGACGCCGTCCCGTTGGCAACAGGCCTGGGAACTGTGTACGGGCCACGTCTGCAGAAGAAACTGGCACCACAATTCGTACATCACATGGCCCGTCTGCATTCGCATGATTGGTCAGCCGCCGATCTCACGGGATTCGACATCCCGCGGCCACAAACCACGGACGCGATTGACTGGCGGCTGGCTTTTTGGGACCGCGCTTGGGAGGAGGATGCCCTGGAGCCGCATCCGACGATGATCCTGACGCAGCAGTGGCTCTGGGAAAATCGACCCACCGTTGACCACATCTCTCTTCTTCACGGCGACTTCCGCAACGGCAATTTTCTCTTCGATGAAGAAGCCGGGAAGATCACTGCGGTCATTGACTGGGAGCTCTGCTACCTGGGAGATCGGCATTCCGATCTTGCCTACGCAATGTTGCCTGCCTGGGGATCCCTTGACGAGTCAGGCACATTCCTGAACGCCGGACTCCTTGAGACGGAGACATTCATTTCCGAATATGAGCGAGTCTCGGGTCTGCCGGTTGATCGGAAACGCCTTGAATACTACCTTGTGTACAACTTGTACTGGTCCGTGCTTGCCCTGATCGGAACGGCTCCTCGAAATGCCGCACTTCGAATGACTCAACTCGATGTGATGTACAACTATATTTATCCTGGGCTAGGGGCGTTTTTTAACGGCGAGCTAAACCGAATTCTCTCAAAGGACTAA
- a CDS encoding Zn-dependent alcohol dehydrogenase, whose amino-acid sequence MKAAVVDNLHGQFQVQEITLDDPAPHEVRVKVEASGLCHTDLHFVNHDLGTHWPAVLGHEVAGTVQSVGSEVTEFEAGDHVVASLIQYCGHCMSCLEGRSYQCGNPEETQRAEDQPSRLSRNGAPINQAFGLGGFAAEILTHRNQLAKVPKGIPFSRAALLGCGVITGAGAAINTAGVRPGDSVAVIGVGGVGLSVLSGARLAGAATIIAIDVQPSKLDLAKKFGATHVINSADVDVVKAVREITGGGSDHSFEVVGLKQTAEDALSMARMGGSAYLIGVQQPGRKIEVDVMTEMIFGQKKIQGIKMGSTNIKKDIPRYAQLYLDGQLNLDDLISQEISLRDINDAYKKLEGGAIARSVITSFD is encoded by the coding sequence ATGAAGGCTGCAGTCGTTGACAACCTGCATGGTCAGTTCCAGGTTCAGGAAATTACTCTTGATGACCCCGCACCTCATGAAGTTAGGGTCAAGGTCGAAGCTTCGGGCCTGTGCCACACAGATCTGCACTTCGTAAACCATGATTTAGGAACTCATTGGCCTGCTGTCTTGGGCCATGAAGTTGCCGGCACCGTCCAGAGCGTCGGATCAGAAGTAACCGAGTTCGAGGCCGGAGACCACGTCGTGGCCAGTCTCATTCAATACTGCGGGCACTGCATGTCCTGCTTGGAAGGCCGCAGCTACCAATGTGGAAATCCTGAAGAAACACAACGGGCAGAAGATCAACCCTCACGCCTGAGCCGCAATGGCGCACCCATCAACCAGGCCTTCGGGCTCGGCGGTTTCGCCGCGGAGATTCTCACCCATCGCAATCAGCTCGCCAAAGTACCCAAAGGCATCCCCTTCAGCCGCGCAGCGCTTCTGGGGTGCGGGGTTATCACCGGAGCTGGCGCCGCCATTAATACAGCGGGAGTGCGGCCAGGCGACTCCGTCGCCGTCATAGGCGTAGGCGGTGTGGGACTCAGCGTCCTTAGCGGTGCCCGTCTTGCAGGCGCTGCCACGATTATTGCAATCGATGTGCAGCCGTCAAAGCTGGACCTAGCAAAAAAATTCGGCGCCACTCACGTAATAAATTCGGCAGATGTCGATGTGGTAAAGGCAGTGCGTGAGATTACCGGGGGTGGATCCGATCACTCATTTGAAGTTGTCGGGCTGAAGCAGACGGCGGAGGATGCTCTTTCCATGGCCAGAATGGGAGGAAGCGCCTACCTGATCGGTGTCCAGCAACCGGGTCGCAAAATTGAAGTCGACGTAATGACCGAGATGATTTTCGGGCAGAAGAAGATTCAGGGCATCAAGATGGGGTCAACCAATATCAAAAAGGATATACCGCGCTATGCCCAGCTATATCTTGATGGCCAGCTAAACCTGGATGATCTGATTTCCCAGGAAATCTCACTGCGGGACATCAACGACGCCTACAAGAAGCTTGAAGGTGGCGCAATAGCTCGGTCGGTAATTACATCGTTTGACTGA
- a CDS encoding aldehyde dehydrogenase — protein MDHKTFFIGGEWVQPSGSNRIDVINATTEEVLGSVPEAEPADVDRAVAAARSAFESGWGQSAPAERADVLDRVADALEKRIDELSLVISQQNGMPHELSRAFEGHYVVSVFRYYAQQARAMQTEELRASPLGSSTEVRRSPIGVVAGIVPWNYPVLLAVSKIAPAMAAGCTLVIKPSPGTVLDSFIFAEAVQEARVPAGVINWVPGGRELGAYIVSHPGVDKVSFTGSTAAGRAIGQACGALLRPVSLELGGKSAAIILDDADLDEVVNGLLHVAIPNNGQTCAASTRILAPASRYDEIVSAVAAWATSLKVGDPLDPGTDVGPLASKEHRDRVEGYIAAGRESGARIVAGGARPSQFNRGWFVEPTVFADVDNSSTIAQAEIFGPVLAIIKYDTEDDAVTIANDSEFGLGGSVWSTDHERALSVARRVQTGTIGINGYALDFNAPFGGVKASGLGREFGPEALAGYQQLKSIYHAG, from the coding sequence TTGGATCACAAGACATTTTTTATCGGGGGCGAGTGGGTCCAGCCCAGCGGATCGAATCGCATCGACGTCATTAACGCCACGACCGAAGAAGTGTTGGGCAGCGTTCCAGAGGCAGAGCCGGCTGATGTGGACCGGGCCGTGGCCGCCGCGCGGAGCGCCTTCGAATCGGGCTGGGGGCAGAGCGCCCCGGCCGAGCGCGCCGACGTGTTAGACCGGGTGGCTGATGCACTGGAGAAGCGGATTGACGAGTTGTCCCTGGTGATAAGCCAGCAGAACGGCATGCCTCATGAATTGAGTCGCGCCTTCGAAGGACACTATGTCGTCTCGGTATTTCGCTACTACGCCCAGCAAGCCCGGGCAATGCAGACAGAGGAGCTGCGTGCTTCACCACTCGGGTCTAGCACGGAGGTGCGCCGGTCGCCGATCGGTGTCGTCGCGGGTATTGTTCCCTGGAACTACCCGGTCCTGTTGGCGGTCTCAAAGATTGCCCCGGCTATGGCCGCCGGGTGCACTCTTGTTATCAAGCCTTCCCCGGGTACTGTGCTGGACAGTTTTATCTTCGCCGAAGCGGTCCAGGAGGCGCGGGTACCGGCGGGCGTCATTAACTGGGTGCCGGGTGGCCGGGAGCTTGGCGCCTACATTGTGTCGCACCCCGGGGTGGATAAAGTCTCATTCACGGGGTCAACAGCCGCCGGCCGGGCGATCGGACAGGCCTGCGGCGCGCTGCTGAGGCCGGTCAGCCTGGAACTGGGTGGCAAGTCCGCTGCAATCATCCTCGACGACGCAGACCTCGACGAGGTCGTTAATGGGTTGTTGCATGTTGCAATTCCCAATAACGGACAGACGTGTGCGGCCAGTACCCGAATTCTCGCTCCAGCCAGCCGGTATGACGAAATCGTCAGTGCCGTAGCTGCCTGGGCCACTTCCCTGAAGGTCGGAGACCCTCTAGATCCGGGCACCGATGTCGGCCCACTGGCGTCGAAGGAACACCGCGACCGCGTGGAAGGATACATCGCCGCCGGACGCGAGAGCGGCGCGCGGATCGTCGCCGGCGGAGCCCGACCCTCCCAATTCAACCGTGGATGGTTCGTCGAGCCCACCGTTTTCGCAGATGTCGACAACAGTTCGACCATAGCCCAGGCAGAAATTTTCGGCCCTGTTCTCGCGATCATCAAGTACGACACCGAAGATGATGCCGTGACGATCGCCAACGACTCTGAATTCGGTCTAGGTGGCTCTGTCTGGTCGACAGACCACGAACGCGCCCTATCTGTGGCGCGCCGAGTGCAGACCGGCACGATCGGCATCAACGGCTATGCACTCGACTTCAACGCCCCATTTGGCGGCGTCAAGGCCAGCGGCCTAGGGCGGGAATTCGGCCCCGAAGCACTGGCGGGCTACCAGCAACTCAAATCCATTTACCATGCTGGCTAA
- a CDS encoding MarR family winged helix-turn-helix transcriptional regulator, which produces MLRTPNQNAEDEEPASPPAEQLTVWPKALRLAKELRPPLTMLGIFLRETNPGERLTTSQCLVLSQLSGADSLPMSELAAADNKVLSTMTELVGRLVAAGYVTKDNGVEDRRQVRVSITDSGRTALAATLLLRTELLASRIDGLTGTEQSALEAALPALWKLAAIDPTIWPRVVRQPLPRRRTGKTLRANEPSGSEVAPSAGRKESRKIQTQAVRGRESR; this is translated from the coding sequence ATGCTTCGAACCCCGAACCAAAATGCGGAAGATGAGGAACCAGCATCCCCGCCTGCGGAACAGCTGACGGTCTGGCCAAAAGCCCTACGACTGGCCAAGGAGCTTCGCCCGCCCCTGACTATGCTCGGCATCTTCCTCCGGGAAACGAACCCCGGGGAAAGACTCACTACCTCGCAATGCCTGGTGCTCAGCCAGCTTTCCGGCGCCGATTCGCTGCCCATGTCAGAACTCGCGGCGGCGGACAACAAAGTTCTATCAACGATGACGGAACTCGTCGGACGGCTCGTCGCCGCCGGCTATGTAACCAAAGACAATGGGGTTGAGGACCGCCGTCAGGTTCGCGTTTCGATTACCGACTCCGGCCGCACGGCGCTTGCGGCAACTCTTCTCCTCAGAACCGAGTTGCTGGCCAGCAGGATTGACGGTCTAACCGGAACCGAGCAAAGCGCCCTCGAAGCTGCATTGCCGGCGTTATGGAAACTGGCTGCGATTGACCCCACTATCTGGCCTCGAGTGGTCCGGCAGCCGCTGCCACGGCGACGGACTGGTAAAACCTTACGCGCAAACGAGCCGAGCGGGTCGGAAGTGGCACCAAGCGCCGGACGAAAAGAATCCAGGAAAATTCAGACTCAAGCCGTAAGAGGTCGTGAGAGCAGATGA
- a CDS encoding MFS transporter: MSLPVNHQSSKATIDVREEIANSQLRPRHWALVCLISLAIVFDGIDTLVPSLVIPTLQKLWQLSPGQSGLLVSAGLIGFAVGSLTHGPVADRFGRRPVFVAGLLISGVLSVLTGAMGTSFEMFVILRALTGVGLGILLPLGIAYLNECMPRHARNRLSVLSAVGFSAGGVIAAIFGIFLMPTLGWQSLFYLGGTTILLAVLYHFVLPESPEFLVSRGRVAEAAAVLSRLRPERADSYRQSTLVPGIQIDPQVKDWRLPLSRTYRGRTLALWYTTFLLLFAAYGLTAWTPTLMIGRGLGQATGFTLGAVLAAVAIIGGLGGAYIADRWLGARRTVMIAAGLGAASSVGIGVVSTGLLSIITVSTTGLFLQGALFVLYSFGPQVYPVHARSTGQGLMMGVGRCGAVLGPYIGGILIGMLGGGDSLFFVVAAAAVLSIPGLLLFIVFQKRQDARTVS; the protein is encoded by the coding sequence ATGTCCCTACCTGTTAATCACCAATCGTCAAAAGCGACGATCGACGTGCGTGAAGAAATTGCAAATTCCCAGCTGCGGCCCCGTCACTGGGCCTTGGTTTGCCTAATATCACTTGCCATCGTCTTCGATGGCATAGACACACTGGTTCCCTCTCTTGTGATCCCCACCCTGCAAAAGCTTTGGCAGCTCTCGCCAGGCCAAAGCGGACTGCTGGTCTCCGCCGGACTAATCGGGTTTGCCGTCGGGTCGCTGACGCATGGACCTGTTGCCGACCGGTTTGGACGCCGACCGGTATTCGTTGCCGGGCTTCTGATCTCTGGAGTGCTCAGTGTGCTGACGGGAGCAATGGGAACCTCCTTTGAAATGTTTGTCATTCTTAGGGCGCTCACCGGCGTCGGGCTGGGCATCCTACTGCCACTAGGAATTGCCTACCTCAACGAATGCATGCCCCGACACGCAAGAAACCGGCTGTCTGTACTTAGCGCTGTCGGTTTCTCTGCCGGGGGTGTTATCGCTGCCATCTTCGGCATCTTCCTGATGCCCACCCTCGGTTGGCAGTCGCTGTTCTACCTCGGCGGCACCACAATACTGCTGGCCGTGCTTTACCACTTTGTGCTGCCCGAATCCCCCGAGTTCCTCGTCTCCCGGGGCAGGGTCGCTGAGGCGGCAGCTGTCCTGAGCCGGCTTCGCCCGGAGCGGGCAGACTCATACCGGCAAAGCACGCTGGTACCTGGTATTCAAATTGATCCCCAGGTCAAAGACTGGCGTCTGCCGCTGAGCCGGACGTACCGCGGTCGGACGCTGGCCTTGTGGTACACCACGTTCCTTTTGCTGTTCGCCGCATACGGCCTGACCGCGTGGACGCCGACGTTGATGATCGGCCGGGGTCTTGGCCAGGCAACTGGTTTCACCCTTGGTGCCGTCCTGGCGGCGGTCGCCATCATCGGTGGGCTTGGCGGAGCCTACATTGCCGACCGCTGGCTCGGGGCCCGCCGAACGGTCATGATCGCGGCCGGCCTTGGTGCTGCTTCTTCGGTAGGCATTGGAGTTGTCAGCACAGGACTGCTCAGCATCATCACAGTGAGCACCACCGGCCTTTTTCTCCAAGGCGCGCTATTCGTTCTTTACAGCTTTGGTCCTCAGGTTTACCCAGTCCACGCAAGAAGCACCGGACAAGGGCTAATGATGGGCGTCGGACGCTGCGGTGCGGTCCTCGGACCCTATATCGGTGGTATCCTCATCGGCATGCTCGGTGGCGGTGACTCGCTCTTCTTTGTAGTCGCAGCCGCAGCAGTGCTTTCGATTCCTGGGCTCCTGCTATTCATTGTTTTCCAGAAACGCCAGGACGCTAGAACCGTATCCTGA
- a CDS encoding tyrosine-protein phosphatase → MTMKEDICGSSDLIYSPLVNLRDLGGLPVAGGRVRSGLLLRSDDVSVTTGDQAAQLVAEGLTTILDLRSQEETRRSGRGPLGRLPVTYHHLPLMPNLSSPDHQTENFRDRTAEGIGRWYVRLLESRAETIVKGLDIIADTRGTVIFHCAGGKDRTGVFAACILTVLGADALTVVTDYARTQESLGALTARLGPLMQSPIGGILARSTGASGGDTATAAVPVRAIMSAAPDNMLNMLSELERRYGGIVPFLKSEGLSDDTIIRLNDRLVRLG, encoded by the coding sequence ATGACCATGAAAGAAGATATCTGCGGCTCCTCTGACCTCATCTACAGCCCACTGGTTAACCTGCGGGATCTGGGGGGTCTGCCTGTGGCGGGTGGTCGCGTCCGCAGCGGGCTGCTGCTGCGCAGCGACGACGTTTCTGTCACCACCGGCGACCAGGCCGCACAACTGGTGGCTGAGGGGCTTACAACCATTCTCGACCTTCGGTCCCAGGAGGAAACGCGGCGGAGTGGGCGCGGACCCTTGGGCAGGTTGCCCGTCACGTACCACCATCTGCCCCTGATGCCTAACTTGAGCAGTCCGGACCATCAGACCGAAAATTTCCGCGACCGCACAGCCGAAGGCATAGGTCGCTGGTACGTCCGGCTGCTGGAATCCCGGGCGGAAACTATCGTCAAGGGTCTGGACATCATCGCGGATACCCGTGGAACGGTCATTTTTCACTGTGCCGGCGGCAAGGACCGCACCGGAGTGTTTGCCGCATGCATCCTCACAGTGTTGGGCGCTGATGCTCTCACGGTGGTTACCGACTACGCCCGGACACAGGAGAGCCTGGGGGCGCTCACGGCCAGGCTGGGTCCTCTGATGCAATCGCCCATTGGCGGAATACTCGCCCGGAGCACCGGCGCATCGGGAGGTGATACCGCGACAGCAGCAGTGCCTGTACGGGCGATCATGTCCGCGGCTCCCGACAACATGTTGAATATGCTCTCGGAGCTGGAGCGCCGCTACGGTGGAATCGTCCCGTTCCTCAAGTCCGAGGGTCTATCCGATGACACCATCATCCGGTTGAACGACCGCCTGGTGAGATTAGGGTAA
- a CDS encoding Lrp/AsnC family transcriptional regulator: MENLDEMDRQIVAALVRNGRASWRNIADVIGQQERTVARRGNKLLEAGIVQTNAVVNPYASGLNSIFLLTLTAEPRSVRKAATWLAERGETIWVATLSRANECTAELLLPVNKLSHFLYEELGSLDGIQHFTMAPLLDYFRSVSGWRPAVLTNEQYAALHPEEDSGLASLRVGTQLEPLDQTNNELARMLSRNGRASADELASVLSISKATVRRRLDSMISSGALFIRAIVDPAALGFPIEAVIMISCHGRSDRAGRRLASRPETRWASASDQHLLAQVAVRSMGELRELTEAIRADDDVAAVRSSVIAEVFKRSTFVYRDKIPPVAHLEAAG, translated from the coding sequence ATGGAGAACCTCGACGAGATGGACCGGCAGATTGTGGCGGCTCTCGTTCGCAATGGACGTGCGTCCTGGAGGAATATCGCGGACGTGATTGGTCAGCAGGAGCGCACCGTGGCACGCCGCGGAAACAAATTGCTCGAAGCAGGAATTGTTCAAACGAACGCCGTCGTCAATCCCTACGCGAGCGGACTCAACTCGATTTTCCTTCTAACACTGACTGCAGAACCAAGATCTGTTCGGAAAGCGGCAACATGGCTGGCCGAACGGGGGGAAACGATCTGGGTAGCGACACTCTCCCGTGCGAACGAATGCACCGCCGAGCTGCTGCTGCCAGTGAATAAACTCAGTCATTTTCTATATGAAGAACTGGGCTCCCTCGACGGAATTCAGCACTTCACCATGGCACCGCTGCTGGACTACTTCCGCAGCGTCTCAGGCTGGCGACCTGCAGTGCTCACAAACGAGCAGTACGCCGCTCTCCACCCGGAGGAGGATTCCGGACTCGCGAGCCTCCGCGTTGGCACGCAACTTGAGCCCCTCGACCAAACCAACAATGAACTCGCCCGGATGCTCAGCAGAAATGGCCGAGCTTCGGCAGACGAGCTGGCATCCGTGTTGTCCATCTCGAAGGCAACAGTCAGGCGCCGCCTGGATTCGATGATTTCATCAGGCGCGCTGTTCATCCGCGCCATTGTCGACCCGGCGGCTCTCGGCTTCCCCATCGAAGCCGTCATCATGATCAGTTGTCACGGACGCAGTGACCGTGCAGGCAGGCGCCTGGCTTCCCGCCCCGAGACCAGATGGGCATCCGCCTCAGACCAACACCTCCTCGCCCAAGTAGCCGTGAGGAGCATGGGAGAACTGCGCGAGCTCACAGAAGCAATCCGCGCCGATGACGACGTCGCCGCCGTACGTTCCTCAGTAATTGCTGAAGTCTTCAAACGCAGCACCTTTGTCTATCGCGATAAAATTCCGCCGGTCGCGCACTTAGAGGCTGCAGGCTGA
- a CDS encoding amidohydrolase has translation MEHLNHLIKDIEALAPEFTALSDSIWDEPELRWEEHAAVAKQIALAENYGFSISREVAGIPTAFSASKGSGGPVIAFLGEYDALAELSQDGGNTERCPDPGNHSGNGQGCGHHLLGAGSLLAAVATARYLEKNGLPGRVRYYGCPAEEAAAGKSFMVKAGAFAGVDAAITWHPFASTLWKQNLMLAYAQVYFHFKGVAAHAGAAPHMGRSALDAVELLNVGTNFLREHMPDTARIHYAITDAGGLSPNVVQPRASVYYIIRATDGQQMRDLYERVLKVAKGAALMTETELTVEFDGACSEILPNEALEQVLYQTTKALGGVPFDAMDQSAAARFAAGLDHREVRNAKTSIGWGPNEEKALHDEVPDQSPLPRVQLTGSSDVGDVSWSVPTVQIMAASFALGTPLHTWQVVAQGKLPAAHKGMIYAAKAMSGTAVSLFADQGLIADAKAEFDTIIAETPYICPIPDDVMAPPVRRARINELQDELNMQSI, from the coding sequence ATGGAACACCTGAATCATTTGATTAAAGACATCGAGGCTCTGGCCCCGGAATTCACAGCATTGTCGGACTCGATCTGGGACGAACCCGAACTGCGATGGGAGGAACACGCCGCGGTCGCCAAACAGATCGCCTTGGCGGAGAACTACGGTTTTTCCATCTCGCGGGAGGTCGCCGGGATACCGACTGCATTCTCTGCCTCGAAGGGATCCGGCGGCCCCGTGATCGCATTCCTCGGGGAGTATGACGCCCTAGCGGAGTTGAGCCAGGACGGCGGAAACACGGAGCGATGCCCGGATCCGGGAAACCACTCCGGAAACGGTCAAGGGTGTGGCCATCACTTGTTGGGCGCCGGTTCGCTCCTCGCGGCCGTTGCCACGGCCCGGTATCTGGAGAAGAACGGTCTGCCTGGGCGCGTGCGGTACTACGGGTGCCCAGCTGAGGAAGCGGCCGCCGGAAAGAGCTTTATGGTCAAGGCCGGGGCCTTCGCCGGGGTTGATGCCGCCATCACCTGGCACCCCTTTGCGAGCACACTCTGGAAGCAGAACCTGATGCTTGCGTATGCACAGGTGTACTTCCATTTCAAAGGCGTAGCGGCCCATGCCGGCGCAGCACCGCACATGGGGCGAAGCGCGCTCGACGCCGTGGAACTGTTGAACGTAGGCACAAACTTTTTGCGCGAGCATATGCCGGACACGGCGCGGATCCACTACGCAATTACCGACGCAGGCGGCTTGTCACCGAACGTCGTGCAACCCCGAGCCTCGGTCTACTACATCATCCGTGCCACAGATGGGCAACAAATGCGCGACCTCTACGAGAGGGTGCTCAAGGTCGCAAAGGGAGCGGCCCTGATGACCGAAACTGAACTCACCGTTGAGTTCGACGGGGCGTGCTCCGAGATTCTTCCCAACGAGGCCCTCGAACAGGTTCTTTATCAAACCACAAAGGCCCTCGGTGGCGTTCCTTTCGACGCGATGGACCAATCCGCTGCCGCCCGTTTCGCGGCTGGACTGGATCACCGCGAAGTCCGCAACGCCAAGACCTCGATCGGATGGGGCCCCAATGAAGAGAAGGCCCTCCACGACGAAGTCCCGGACCAGAGCCCCTTGCCGCGCGTGCAGCTGACGGGTTCGAGCGACGTTGGCGACGTCAGCTGGTCTGTGCCAACGGTGCAGATCATGGCCGCAAGCTTTGCACTAGGCACCCCTCTCCACACCTGGCAGGTAGTAGCGCAGGGCAAGCTGCCTGCCGCACACAAGGGCATGATCTACGCGGCCAAAGCAATGTCCGGCACTGCCGTGTCCCTGTTCGCCGACCAGGGACTCATCGCCGACGCAAAGGCCGAGTTCGACACCATCATTGCAGAGACCCCCTACATCTGTCCGATACCGGACGACGTCATGGCACCGCCGGTCCGCCGCGCAAGAATCAACGAACTTCAGGATGAACTCAATATGCAGAGCATCTGA
- a CDS encoding DUF5058 family protein, with protein MVVTVVDPGSTDIQPLIHHPVLWICAAGVFLVIILQSVIYFRAIRQAAGDADLSPSQVRSSVRTGAVAAIGPSLAVALIAISLLPLFGTPAVLTRIGLVGSAAFDVAAAGLAAGTQGAQLGGPTYTQKIFALGFAAMTMGGLLWMLATLILTPILSKGDAKLRQVNPAVMTVVPAAALLAAFFTLTFQETLKSPVHLLTVISSAAAMGLCLLIAKRFHLPWLREWGLGIAIFVSLAVAYLVTNSAPVA; from the coding sequence GTGGTTGTCACAGTTGTCGATCCGGGCTCGACGGATATCCAGCCCCTGATCCATCACCCGGTGCTCTGGATTTGCGCCGCCGGTGTTTTCCTGGTGATCATTCTCCAGTCCGTCATCTATTTCAGAGCGATCCGGCAAGCCGCAGGCGACGCCGATCTCAGCCCTTCGCAGGTCCGAAGCTCTGTCCGAACTGGAGCTGTAGCTGCCATCGGACCTTCCCTTGCCGTCGCCCTCATCGCGATCTCGTTGCTGCCGCTTTTCGGTACTCCCGCTGTGCTCACGAGGATTGGTCTGGTCGGTTCGGCGGCTTTCGACGTCGCCGCTGCAGGGCTGGCGGCGGGAACGCAGGGTGCCCAACTCGGAGGCCCCACGTACACACAGAAAATATTTGCTCTTGGTTTCGCTGCAATGACAATGGGCGGGCTTCTCTGGATGCTGGCAACGTTGATCTTGACACCCATCCTGAGCAAAGGTGACGCCAAGCTCCGCCAAGTCAATCCCGCGGTCATGACTGTCGTTCCGGCCGCGGCGCTTTTGGCAGCATTCTTTACATTGACCTTCCAGGAGACCCTCAAGTCCCCCGTTCACCTTCTCACCGTGATCTCCTCTGCCGCTGCCATGGGCCTGTGCCTCCTGATCGCCAAGCGTTTCCATCTCCCCTGGCTTCGGGAGTGGGGTCTGGGCATCGCGATTTTCGTCTCGCTGGCCGTTGCATACCTCGTCACCAATTCCGCGCCGGTCGCCTAA